One Gossypium hirsutum isolate 1008001.06 chromosome A11, Gossypium_hirsutum_v2.1, whole genome shotgun sequence genomic window carries:
- the LOC121209886 gene encoding uncharacterized protein has translation MSRPIDCPRYKKPQKPLPFRMPELQQRRHLPCRPKGIPIRNEPNIEEGPKLLKNATSPHKMIRILRINITERAVNLDKQPTLNKIGIMRHIVVKQAPHMYFDFI, from the exons ATGAGCCGCCCTATCGACTGCCCTCGGTACAAAAAG CCGCAAAAACCATTGCCCTTTCGCATGCCCGAGCTTCAGCAACGAAGGCATCTACCATGTCGTCCAAAGG GTATTCCCATTCGTAATGAGCCTAATATTGAGGAAGGCCCAAAGCTGTTGAAGAATGCCACAAGTCCACATAAGATGATCAGAATCCTCCGGATCAACATTACAGAGAGGGCAGTCAACCTGGACAAACAACCGACTTTGAACAAGATTGGTATAATGAGGCACATAGTTGTTAAACAGGCACCACATATGTATTTTGATTTTATCTAG
- the LOC121209994 gene encoding uncharacterized protein has product MSIHVEDNASVCAWLEKIQLEKEDSVTDGYTSELWDFTRISLTQNEFQELKDIWAQWDDETKQLFYQNYGDLPYLLDIKVDKHLFRAMIQFWNPAYSCFTFGEVDLVPTLEEYTTLLRCPRIQCNRAYVKVANLPTFVKKLMSITGMSEQWAAARIQQKGDVIFPKVMGNTDEAVADLFDRLGKQKVNVPCQVLFEDYSPLKEAAATPRRDDITKERWMEILQNLQEEDVMWKVPWMAPNEVLYRCGSFDWVPLPEIWGVVGYVPLLVLRQYKTGQFIPATQGLAQSDFLYKGDHYKKKMREISEAWKKVCCVKILTEGPTTTLECKGWFSKRINDNIPRPSLGAARSMEESLRVIPSELEVIKQEFERKNLELGKKIERLEEKMYLSLDVDVQKIELSMKRAGLGKSSEQWQQEVQEERAKAEYWKKKFQEM; this is encoded by the exons ATGTCGATTCACG tggaggacaacgcTTCTGTCTGTGCGTGGTTAGAGAAAATCCAGTTAGAGAAAGAAGATAGTGTTACCGATGGGTATACGTCAGAgttgtgggacttcactcgtatcaGTTTGACACAGAATGAGTTTCAGGAGTTGAAggacatttgggcccaatgggatgacgagACTAAGCAGCTGTTCTACCAGAATTATGGAGATCTTCCCTATTTGCTAGACATCAAGGTGGATAAGCATCTGTTTCGAGCTATGATACAATtttggaaccctgcttatagttgttttacatttGGAGAGGTAGACTTAGTACCCactttggaggagtatacaaCCTTGCTTCGCTGTCCAAGAATTCAATGTAACAGGGCTTACGTTAAGGTTGCTAACCTCCcaacttttgtgaagaaattAATGTCTATCACAGGGATGAGTGAACAGTGGGCCGCAGCTCGAATCCAACAAAAGGGCGATG TGATTTTCCCCAAAGTTATGGGGAACACAGATGAGGCAGTTGCGGATTTATTCGATCGACTTGGTAAACAG AAGGTTAATGTCCCTTGCCAAGTTCTCTTTGAGGATTATTCTCCCTTAAAGGAAGCAGCAGCTACGCCAAGGAGGGACGACATTACAAAGGAAAGGTGGATGGAAATACTTCAGAATCTCCAAGaggaagatgttatgtggaaAGTCCCTTGGATGGCTCCTAATGAAGTCCTTtatcgttgcggaagctttgattGGGTACCTCTTCCTGAAATTTGGGGAGTTGTTGGTTATGTACCATTACTCGTCCTAAGGCAATACAAAACAGGGCAGTTTATACCGGCAACACAAGGGTTAGCTCAGAGTGATTTCTTATATAAGGGGGATCATTATAAGAAGAAGATGCGAGAGATTTCTGAGGCTTGGAAGAAGGTTTGCTGTGTGAAGATTCTAACTGAAGGTCCGACGACAACCCTTGAATGCAAAGGGTGGTTTAGCAAGAGGATCAATGATAACATccctaggccgagtttgggggcTGCTCGATCGATGGAGGAGAGTTTACgagtgattccatcagagttAGAGGTCATAAAGCAAGAGTTTGAAAGGAAGAATTTGGAGCTCGGGAAAAAGATAGAGAGGCTTGAGGAGAAGATGTACCTAAGCTTAGATGTCGACGTTCAAAAAATCGAG CTATCAATGAAGAGAGCTGGATTGGGGAAGTCTTCAGAGCAGTGGCAACAAGAGGTTCAAGAAGAAAGAGCCAAAGCCGAGTATTGGaagaagaagttccaagagatgtaG
- the LOC107958458 gene encoding uncharacterized protein: protein MKDQMLEAQRDMMVEMAQLLKGAKDKGKAPMTITEEDNEDHHSGFTPPHRWREVAIQVQPPLLEKETTMLFINTLKAPFITHMIGSTTKCFADIVMAMEMIENVIRGGKIEGETAKRSAPRRKDNEVNNTSSFNSKAITELYQSLFDAHAIAPFHLKPLQPPYPKWYDANAKCEYYTGISGHSIENCTGFKKAMEKLIKMGVVKFDDTPNTENPLPNHGDQGVNATGKTGMRRIKEDMAEGHEIQEYDEFKALVQSLMDNNELEFYEAGSDEGHVCALKGERKNQIINRPMIIISLPRNNEVETQTAPKVIIHKPFSFPYKDNKRVPWNYDYNVTMPEREDIASTSKEAQVEGSYTRSGKRYDAGGIRVEPTKAKAFDIEKENEAEVLVNEPVKEEKAREFLKFLKHSEHIVVEQLCKQPACISVLALLLSSEVHRETLMKVLNETYVTNDISVNKLDRLVSNINADKFIYFNDDEIPPDGMGSAKALHITTRCKGYTLSSVLIDNGSTLNVLPLSTLNRLAIGSSHMKTWHNVVRAFDGTERKVMGRIDIPLMIGPNTYEVDFLVMDIKLSYNCLLGRPWIHLAGAVPSSLHQKLKLVTDGRLVTINMEKDIIAVVTSDVPYVEANEEAVECFFRSLEFINATFILEGNEVSVPKISRTTRMGLQMTVGKGALPGKGLGRYLQGGIQVP, encoded by the exons ATGAAGGATCAAATGTTAGAGGCCCAAAGGGATATGATGGTTGAAATGGCTCAGCTGCTGAAGGGAGCAAAGGATAAAGGAAAGGCCCCTATGACTATCACTGAAGAGGATAATGAGGATCATCATTCGGGTTTTACCCCACCCCAT aggtggagggaggttgccaTACAAGTTCAACCACCGCTCTTGGAGAAAGAAACTACCATGCTATTCATTAACACCTTGAAGGCCCCATTCATTACTCATATGATTGGAAGTACCACCAAGTGCTTTGCTGATATAGTTATGGCAATGGAAATGATTGAGAACGTCATAAGGGGTGGTAAGATAGAGGGGGAAACTgctaaaagatcggccccaagaAGGAAAGATAATGAGGTGAACAATACGAGTAGTTTTAACTCAAAAGCGATTACG GAgctttatcaaagtttatttgatgCGCATGCAATAGCTCCTTTTCATTTGAAACCattgcaacctccatatcccaaatggtacgatgcaAACGCCAAATGTGAATATTATACAGGGATATCGGGGCATTCGATCGAAAATTGCACTGGCTTTAAAAAAGCAATGGAAAAACTTATCAAGATGGGGGTCGTAAAATTTGACGACACCCCTAATACAGAGAACCCGTTGCCGAACCATGGTGATCAAGGGGTAAACGCAACTGGGAAAACTGGTATGAGAAGGATTAAAGAGGACATGGCCGAG GGACATGAAATCCAGGAATATGACGAGTTTAAGGCTTTGGTACAAAGCCTTATGGATAATAATGAGCTGGAATTTTATGAAGCTGGCTCAGATGAGGGACACGTATGCGCATTGAAAGGTGAACGAAAGAATCAAATAATTAACCGGCCAATGATCATTATTTCTCTACCAAGGAATAATGAAGTTGAGACACAAACAGCGCCGAAAGTCATTATTCACAAACCCTTctcctttccttataaggataacaagagGGTACCCTGGAATTATGACTACAATGTGACAATGCCGGAGAGAGAAGATATCGCTAGTACTTCTAAGGAGGCTCAAGTTGAAGGTTCCTACACACGTagtgggaagcgttatgatgCAGGAGGCATCAGAGTTGAGCCCACGAAAGCGAAAGCCTTTGATATTGAGAAGGAGAATGAGGCTGAGGTACTTGTTAATGAGCCAGTGAAGGAAGAAAAAGCTAGAGAGTTTCTAAAATTCCTGAAACACAGTGAGCACATCGTGGTTGAACAACTGTGCAAACAACCAGCTTGCATATCAGTGTTGGCTTTGCTTCTGAGTTCAGAGGTACATCGTGAGACATTAATGAAGGTGCTCAACGAGACTTACGTTACTAATGATATATCCGTCAACAAGTTGGATCGATTGGTTAGTAACATAAACGCTgacaaattcatttatttcaatgatgatgaaatcccacctGATGGCATGGGATCAGCTAAAGCTTTACACATCACCACTCGCTGCAAAGGATATACATTGTCGAGTGTGCTTATTGATAATGGGTCAACCTTAAATGTCCTACCATTGTCCACATTGAACAGATTGGCCATAGGCagttctcacatgaaaacatGGCATAATGTAGTGAGAGCATTCGATGGCACGGAGagaaaggtcatgggaagaattgatatCCCTTTAATGATCGGGCCAAACACGTATGAGGTAGACTTTTTAGTGATGGACATTAAGCTCTCTTATAATTGCTTGTTGGGAAGGCCTTGGATACATTTGGCAGGAGCAGTACCCTCATCtttgcaccaaaaattgaagcTAGTAACAGACGGACGGCTGGTCACCATAAATATGGAGAAAGACATCATAGCAGTAGTTACCAGTGACGTACCCTATGTAGAGGCGAATGAGGAGGCTGTTGAGTGTTTTTTTCGCTCATTAGAATTCATTAATGCAACATTTATTTTAGAGGGGAATGAGGTGTCGGTGCCTAAGATATCCAGAACCACAAGAATGGGTTTGCAGATGACAGTGGGGAAAGGAGCCTTGCCAGGAAAAGGATTGGGAAGATATCTCCAAGGAGGGATTCAAGTTCCATAA
- the LOC107958449 gene encoding uncharacterized protein has product MANALATLASMIKANKKEDVRPIQMSISEVPAHYCNIKEEEMDDHPWYQDIVRYVKNHEYPEQATENDKRTLRRLACEYVLDGDILYKRRKDQILLKCVDAVEASYAKKYHKCQIYGDKIHVPPSPLHVMTSP; this is encoded by the exons ATGGCAAATGCTTTAGCAACActagcttccatgattaaagcaaataaaaaagaagaTGTGAGACCAATTCAGATGAGTATTTCTGAGGTTCCTGCTCATTATTGTAACATCAAAGAAGAGGAAATGGATGACcatccttggtatcaagatatagtACGGTATGTGAAAAATCATGAATATCCTGAGcaggcaactgagaatgacaaaagaacctTGAGGAGGTTAGCCTGCGAATATGTACTAGATGGGGACATCctttataaaagaaggaaagatcagATACTTTTGAAATGTGTCGACGCTGTGGAAGCCAG CTATGCCAAGAAGTATCATAAATGCCAGATATATGGGGACAAGAtccatgtaccaccttcacctttgcatgttatgacttctccgtgA